The Bifidobacterium actinocoloniiforme DSM 22766 genomic sequence GGTCCATTCAGGCCAACGAGTCCCACTACACGCCTAGCCGGGGCCTGCCTCAACTGCGGCAGGCGGCCGCTGACTTCCTGGAAGCCAAGTACGGGACCCGGTACGATCCGGACACGCAAATCCTGGTCACCGCCGGTGCGACCGGAGGAATTTACTCCACCCTTACCGCCATCCTGAACCCTGGTGACACGGTCTTCATTCCCACTCCGATCTTCCCTCTCTACATACCGATCACCCAACTGGCCGGAGGCTCAGTCGTTTTCATCGACACTTCCGACGACGGCTTCATCCTGACGCCGGCCAAGTTGGAGGCCGCCATTCAAGAGCACCCTGATACGGCAAAGGCCCTGGTCCTGAACTTCCCGACCAACCCCACAGGCGTGACCTACAACCGTGAGCAACTCCAGGGCCTAGCCCAGGTGGCTCGCGCCCATGGGCTGCTCGTCCTATCCGACGAGATTTACTCCGAATTGACCTACGAAGGCACCCACGTGTCAATGGGGCAAGTCATGCCTGAGCGCACGATTGTGCTCAACGGTGTGTCCAAGTCCCATGCGATGACTGGCTGGCGAATCGGCCTGGCGGCTGGGCCGGCCGACCTGATTGAGCAAATCGGCAAGGTCAGCGAATTCTCAATCACCTGCGCCACCGCCAACGCCCAGTACGCGGCCCTTGAAGCCCTGGGGCACGGACAGGACGACGCCGAACCTATGCGTCAGGCTTACCGTGAGCGCAGGGACTTCCTGGTCCCGGCACTGCGCCAGGCGGGTCTGGAGTCCACCGACCCGCAAGGGGCCTTCTATCTGTTTGTCAAGCTGCCCGAGCGAATGAAGGACTCCTGGAAGTTCGCTTATTCCCTGGCCCGCGAAGCCGGGGTGGCGGTCATCCCGGGGGCCAGCTTTGGTCCCGGCGGGGATGGATACGTGCGTATCTCCTACGCGGCTTCGATGGAAGACTTGCGAACGGCGACGGAGCGAATCGCGGCCTATATGCGCGCCCACTGACAGGCGGCCGTCCAGGGGGGGGGGAGACAAGGCCTCTGGGGTTCATGAAATGTAGTGCAAGAACGGTAGAGCGGTAAAGGAAGAAAGGTAATCATGCCGAAAATTCTGATGTACTCGGTGAGGCCCGACGAGATGCCCGTCATTGAGGCGTGGTCCCAAGCCAATCGCATCCAGGTGGACACGAACGAGGTGGAGTTCAACGCTTCCACAGTGGACCTGGTCAAAGGCTACGACGGCCTGGTCATTCAGCAGCATGGCTCGATTGGTGGGCCGGAGGTTTATGCCAAGCTCAAGGCTTACGGCCTGCGGCAGATTGGCCTGCGCATCACCGGATACGACATCATCGACCTGGACCAGGCACGTGCGAATGGCCTGGTAGTGACTAACGTCCCGGCCTACTCGCCCCGTTCGGTGGCGGAGTTGGTCCTGGCGCACGTCATGCGCCTGGTCCGGCACCTGGGCGAGTCAACGGCCCGGCAGGAACGCGGTGACTTCTCCTGGACCGGTCTTGAGGCCCATGAGATTCACAACATGACCATCGGCATCATCGGCGCTGGCAAGATCGGCTCAACCGTGGCCCGCATCTTCAAGGCCCTGGGCGCCACCGTAATCGCCAACGACCCCATCCACCGGCCCGAACTGGCCGATGCGCTGGACTACGTCGGCTTGGACGAACTGTTGATGCGCTCGGATGTCGTCACCGTCCATACGCCCCTGGACCAGAGCACCCATCATCTGATCGACGCGGATGCCCTAGCCAAGATGAAGTCCACGGCCTTCCTGATCGACGCTGCGCGCGGACCCATCGTCGACACGAAGGCCTTGATCGAGGCTCTCAAATCCGGTGGAATCGCCGGAGCCGCGATGGATTCAGTCGAAGGCGAGGCTGGCATCTTCGGTGAGGATCGCTCCGCCGAAGGCTACGATAACCCCGATTTGAGGACCTTGGAGGCTATGGATAACGTAGAAGTCTCACCGCACATCGGTTTCTACACTGACGCGGCGGTCAAGAACATGGTCGAAATCGCTCTGGATGACGTCAAAACCATCCTGTCCGGGGGAATCAGCGAACACCAGGTCGACTGATCGCAGACGGCGGCCGGGCCTGTTCCGGTCGCCGCCCGCCCCATCAACAACTCCAGCTCCCAATGTAACCCCGAGCCGTCCGCAGCCGCGGACCCTATGGAAAGACAACCAGTATGAACACCACAAGCGTGAGCCCGGCCACCTCCGACGGTCCAACGCCAGCATCCAGCATAAAGGCCACTAACAGCCAAGAAACCCCGACCCCGGCCCAGGATTCGTTCTCGACCAAGGCCAAGGCCATGATCATGGACATCCTGAACGGCTTGTCAACCGGTATCATCGTGGCCCTGGTGCCCGGAGCACTGCTGAACGCCCTGGTCAAGTACCTCCTGCCGGTCGCGCCCTGGCTGCGACCGATTCCGACCATGACCGGCATGGCCCAGGTCCTCCTGCCGGCTGTCAGTGCCGTGTGCGTGGGGATGATCGCCAAGTTCACCCCCATCCAGACCTCCTCCTTGGCCCTGGCCGCCGCCCTCGGAGCCGGCAATTGGAAAGTCTCTGGCAAAGGGTTGGCCCTGGCCGGCCCTGGGGACGTGATCAACTTGGCTGTGACCATAGCTGTAGGGTATCTGGTGCTCAAACTACTTGGCGACATGCTCAAGACCTATACGATCCTCTTGCTGCCGACGCTGGTGATCCTGATCGCGGGCGGCATCGGGATGCTTACCTACGGGCCGGTCTCCTCGCTAACCCGCTGGGTCGGCGCAGGCGTGAACGCCTTGACCTCCTTCCAGCCGGTGCCTATGGGCGTGCTGATGGGCGCGGCCTTCGCTCTGATTATCGTCAGCCCGATCTCCTCGGTCGGCATCGCCGCCGCGATAGGCGTGACCGGCATCGCTGCGGGTTCGGCGAACCTGGGAATCACAGCGGCGGCCCTGGCTCTGGCCATTTACGGGCGTGAAACCAACTCCGTGGGCACCAGCCTGGCCCATTTCCTGGGATCGCCCAAGATTCAAATGGCCAATTTGCTCTCGCGGCCCAAGCTCCTGCTGCCCTTGACGATCAACGCCGCGATCATGGGTGGTGTCGGCGCGGCCTGTGGGATCCAGGGTACCCCCGCTTCAGCTGGTTTCGGCCTGTCGGGATTGATCGGCCCCCTGGCCGCGATCGAGGCCCAAGGAGGCTTCACCACAGCCCATGTCCTGGAAGCGGCCCTGCTCTTCGCGATCCTGCCCGTAGCCCTGGGCTACTTAAGCGACCTGATTTTCACCCGGCTCCTGGACTACCAGAAGCCCGAATACTACGCAATCACCTACTCCTGATCGCCGCGACCCCACCAACCGTTAGGATGGGTGGGGTCGGACAGCGGGGGAGCGCCCCGCTCTAAAGGGAGGGGCGAGCCCTATGAGCAAACCGGACGAGTACGACTTCACCAGCCTGGTGGACCGCAGGGGGACTAATTCCTACAAGTGGGACGTGGCTACCGGCGAGCTGCCGATGTGGGTGGCGGACATGGACTTCCGCACGGCTCCGGAGATCATCAATGCCATGCGCCGGAAGCTGGACCAGGGCGTCTTCGGCTATGAGGAGGTGTCCGAGAGCTACTACCAGGCTGTGGCCGACTGGTACGGCCGCGAGCATGGGGCGCGTCCTTGCACTGAGTGGATGCTCTTCGTCAACGGTGTTGTGCCTGCGCTCTCCTCGCTGGTGCGCCGCCTGACTCAGCCGGGCGATCAAGTGTTGGTTCAGGCTCCGGTCTATGACATCTTCTTCCATTCGATCGAGAACAACGGCCGGCACGTGCTTTCGAGTGACCTGGTCTACGACCCCGGCAGCCACCGCTACCATGTCGACGAGCAGGACTTGGAGGCCAAGCTGGCCGAACCCTTGACCAGGATGATGATCCTGTGCAACCCTCACAACCCAGCTGGCAAGGTGTGGTCCCGCCAGGAGTTGGAGCGCACAGCGAGCCTGTGCGAACGTCATGGGGTGAGCCTGGTCAGCGACGAGATCCACGGTGACCTGGTCTTCGGCCAGCCCCAGTACACCCCCCTGTTCGCTTTGCCTCCTGAACTCCTGGGACACGCGGTCAGCCTTGTTTCCCCATCCAAAAGCTTCAACCTGGCCGCCCTGCACGCGGCCACGATCGTCGCTCCGGGCGAGCGCATGCGCGAGTCGATCAGCCGGGGCATCAACAACGACGAGCTGGCTGAGCCCAATCTCCTGGCGGTGCCGGGCACAATCGCCGCCTATGAGGAGGCGGGCCCCTGGCTGCATGCCCTCTTAGGTCAGCTGGAACGCAGCCGCTCTCGGGCCGTCGCCTGCCTCGAAGGCATCGACGGGGTCGAGGCGGCCAACGAGAACGCTACCTACCTGCTCTGGATGGATATCAGCGCCCTGGGGGCGAAAGCCGATCAGGTGGCCGCCTTCATCCGTGAGGACACTGGCCTCTACCTATCCAGCGGATCAATCTATAGGGGGAATGGGGACCACTTCCTGCGGATGAACTTGGCTTGCCCGCCCAGTGAGCTGGAGGACGGCCTGGAGCGCCTGGCCAGGGGAGTGCGCGACTTCCGGGCCAGGCGGTAAGCGGATTCGGCTGGTTCTTTCACTCGCTCTCAGCGAAGCGAATTTCGCCGGTTTCAGGGTCCATGCCCTCCACGATAGCCAGGGACTTTAAGTCATAGCCCTCTTCGCGTAGTTTGCGGCCGCCTTCCTGGAAGCCTTTCTCAATTGCGATTCCTATGCCTTCGACCTTAGCGCCCGCGTGCTGGCAGATGTCGATCAGGCCGTGCAGGGCGTTGCCCTTGGCGAGGAAGTCGTCGATCAGCAGGACGTGATCGCCGGCATGGAGGAAGCGTTTTGCCACGATGACCGGGTACTCACGCTGTTTGGTGAACGAATAGATGGAGGAGACGTATTGGTCGCCATCCAGGTTGATGGACTGGGTCTTCTTAGCGAACACGACCGGTACGTCGCCAAAGTGACGGGCGGCTAGGCAGGCGATGCCGATGCCCGAGGCCTCGATGGTGAGGATTTTGTCAATCTGGCGGCCTGCGAACAGGCGGGCCCATTCGGCGCCCATTGCATCGAAGAGGGCCACGTCGCACTGGTGGTTCAGGAAGGCATCCACTTTGAGCACGTTACCCGGCTTGACTGTGCCGTCATGACGAATGCGTTCCTCTAATTGCTTCATAGCAGTCCTTATAGTTGGTAGGCGGACGGAAGGTCAAGAGCCGTCCCTGGAGGGGCGCTGCTCGATGGAACCAGCATAACCTTCCAGCATGACCTGCGCCGGTTGGGCCCCGGCTAGCGTGAGGATGCCGGAAAGACCGAAAACAACCGATTTTCGGGCATAGCACTGGTACAATAAAAGAGAATTAAGCGATCACGTGCCACGAGGTGCGTGTGTCTGGAAGGAGAACCAATGAGTGTATTAGACAATGCCAAGGACGCCATGAAATCAGCGGGCGACAAAATCTCCGAGGCGGCCGATTCGGCCAAGGACAAGGTGTCCGAGGCGGCTGAGACCGCTAAGGACAAGGTGTCCGACGCGGCCGACAAGGCCAAGGCCGACGCCAAGGTAGGAAAGGCCAAGGCTGAGCAGGGCGCGACCGAGATGAAGAATGACGCGAAGGACAAGATGCGCAACTAGCGCGAACCGCTGTGCGTTCATCGCCCCGGGAGGTTGATAGCCCCCGGGGCGCTTCTTTGCGTGCGTGCGGGCAGCCCCATGACCGTCGTGTGTGCTACAAATGAGAACTCGGCGGCCGTCGGTCGGTCCGGCCGGTGTTGACAGAGGCAAGCGCGTATTGAGGGGTTGCAAGTGTTTGAAGATCCTGATCTGGTCCAACGGTCCGCCGATGAGCTCCTGGCTGGGCTCAACCCCCAGCAGGCGGAGGCGGTCCAATACCGTGGACCGGCCTTACTGATCGGGGCCGGCGCGGGTTCGGGCAAAACCCGCGTGCTGACCCGGCGAATCGCCTGGATTCTCAGTCAGTTCGGAGCTTGGCCAAGCCAGGTCCTCGCCATCACTTTCACCAACAAGGCGGCCTCGGAGATGCGCGAGCGCTTGGGGCAGCTAATCGGGCCGGTGGCCCAGCGTATGTGGGTATCCACCTTCCACTCAGCGTGCGTGCGAATCCTGCGCCGGGACGGCCGTGAGATCGGACTCAAGTCCGGTTTTTCGATATACGATTCGGCTGACTCCGAACGCCTGATCAAGCTGATCGGCCACGACCTGAACGTGGACCTGAAACGCTTCACGCCCCGTTCGATCCTGAGTCATATCTCCGATTGCAAGAACAGCCTGGAGACCTGGCAGGAGCGGCTCAAGGAGTTCGCTCCCGATTATCGGCCGGGTCAGCGCGGCCAGTTCACAGCCCGCTTCGGCAATGAGGAAGAGCTCTACGCAATCTTCTACGCCGAGTACGAGCACCGGCTGGCCCTGGCTAACGCGGTCGACTTCGACGATTTAATCGTGCGCACGGTCGATCTCCTACGTTCGGCGCCACTGGTGGCCCAGTACTACCGGCATAAGTTCCGCTACATCCTGGTCGACGAGTACCAGGACACCAACCATGCCCAATATGTGCTCCTGCGGGAGTTGGCTGGGGTGGATGACGCCGGGGATGCGCGGACCCAGGGGCCAGGGCCGTCCGGGTCCAGGCCTGTGGCCGCCGGTAAGGATGGGCCGGCCTGGATTACCGTCGTCGGCGACTCTGACCAGTCCATCTACGCTTTCCGCGGGGCCGACATCAGCAACATCCGCGACTTCGAGAAGGACTTCCCCGGAGCCAAGACCATCATGCTGGAGCAGAACTACCGCTCCACGCAGACCATTTTGGACGCCGCGAACGCGGTGATTTCCAAGAACACCTCCCGTCGGCCCAAGAAGCTGTGGACGGCCCTGGGTGAAGGTGATCCGATTGTCGGGTACGCGGCCGACAACGCCCAGCAGGAGGCGGCCTGGATAGCGACCGAGACGGCCCGCCTGCGCGCTGAGGAAGGCGTCCCTTACTCGGATATGGCGATCATGTACCGGGCCAACGCCCAATCCCGTCCCCTTGAGGAGGCCCTGATCAACGCGGGGCTGCCCTACCAGCTGGTCGGTGGCACCAAGTTTTACGAGCGTCGTGAGGTCAAGGATGCCCTGGCGTATTTGCAGGCGATCGCCAACCCTGACGACGATGTGAACCTACGCCGAATCATGAACGTGCCTAAGCGCGGTCTGGGACCAAGAGCCGAGGCTCTGGTCTCGATGTACGCCGACGCCCATGCGTCCAGCTTCTGGTCGGGCATCGAGCATTACGAGTCGATTGAAGGCCTGCCGACGCTGACCGCTAAAAAGTTGGAGGCTTTCCGCGCGATCATGCGCGAGCTGACTGCATTCGCGGCCGAACACGACTCCAAGCCCTCGCAAATCGTGGCGGAGGTCCTCGAAGTCTCCGGCCTGCTTCCTGAGCTGCGTAAGTCTGTGGACCCCCAGGACGCCTCCCGGGTCGAGAACCTCTCTCAGTTGCAGTCCGTGGCTGCTGAGTTCGAACAGAAAACGCCCGATGCGACCCTTGCAGGCTTCCTGGAGACCACGGCCTTGGTCGCCGACTCCGACCAACTGCCGGGCGAAGGGGAGGAGACCGGCAAACTCACACTCATGACCCTGCACACCGCCAAAGGCCTGGAATACCCTGTGGTCTTTCTGACCGGTATGGAACAGGGGACCTTCCCGCACTCACGCAGCCTGGAGGACGTCAGCGAGATGGAGGAGGAGCGACGGCTCGCCTACGTGGGCATCACCCGCGCCAAGCGACGGCTCTACCTGACCCGGGCGTCGGTTCGCGCCCAGTGGGGGCAAGCCAACGAAATGCTCCCCAGCCAGTTCCTGGACGATATCCCTGAGAGCTTGATTGACTGGAAGCGCAAGCAGTCCGCCGTCGAGCGCATGCGGGGAGGTTGGGAGCGGGACGGCGAGGACGACGAATTCGGAGGTTTCGAGGACGGCGCTTTCACCTCGTCCTCCGTTTACGGTTCGTCTCGTGGGTCGTCATCCACTGGCGGCTCCTACGGCTCGTACGGGTCGGGTTCGTATGGTTCCCGTGGCGCTCGCGGCTCGCAGGGCGGGCATTCGGGCAGTGGCTACTACGGCTCCGGCAGGTCAACGGGATCACGGGGCTCCTACGGCTCTGGCCGTGCCCACGGGTCGTCAGGCTCCTCCAAGGCGTGGTCCCAAAGCGGGCGGGTGACCACCAGAAGGACCAAGCCCACGAGGTCGTCCCAGGCGGGGTCGGCCCAACCCTCCGGCTCCAAGCTCTCAATCGACGACTTCCACCGGGGAGACAAGGTCGCTCACGATCAGTACGGTTTGGGCACCGTCGTCGATGTGCAGGACAAAGGCCATAATTCGGTGCTGACCGTGGATTTCGGCTCCGATGGCGTTAAGCGACTCATGCTGCGGGTCGCTCCAATCGAGAAGCTCTGAGCGGAGACTGCCCTAGTCCGACAAGGAATGGCCATACGGAAAGGCCCCCGACCATGGCGTGATGGTCGGGGGCCTTTCATGTGCTTCAAAACGCCTCGGCAAGCCGGCTGGAATCAGTGGGCTGCCTTTCGCTTCAGGAGCACGGCGCCTCCTGCGGCCAGGCACAGTCCAAGGCCTACGGCTGCGACACCGAAAACGCTGGCACCAGTACGCGCCAAGCCCAGTTGGCCGCTCCGGCTGCTGAGTGGATCACGTGAGCCGGAAGTCGAGCCTCCAGGGTTGCTGGGGGAGGCGGAACCGGGAGCGCTGGGGGCACCTGGTGCGCCGCCAGAGTTGGAGGACGAACCATGTTGGTTGGGCTGGTTGGGCTGAGGAGGGGAGCTCAAGGATTGAATCCTGGCTGCGATGTCATCGTAGGTCTTCTGCGCGGCGTTCACGGCCTCTTGGGCGGCGTTGACGTTTGCGCCGGCGTTCGACAGGAATGACCGGTAGGACTGGAAGTTCGCGTAGTAGTCCTGGACCGTCATCGACCGCGATCCAGCCCAGGCGTTGGCGGAGCGCACCATGCGCGGGGTCAAGCCGAAGAAGAATACCTGGCCATAGGTGTTTCCACCGTAGGGGTTGGAGGAATTCCTGTGAATCGCGAAGCCGGTGATTTGGTAGGAACCGTTGACGATGTTGTCATAGTGGCCGGTTATGCCGTTGCCGTTGGTCTTATTCTGCTTTTCTGCCGTATACCACCTGGCGAAGGGGTCGTTTTCCGGGCTGTTCCAGGCCAGGTTCTCGCCGATGTCGAATACCCTCGCGTGTTCGGTGTTGGTCGACGACCAGTCAGTATCCGCCTGGGACATAGCCATCAGGGTGTCTGAGACCTTGAGAGCGCCTTTGCCTTCCCCGGCCCGCAGTTCGTTGCACTTGTCGAGGTATTCAAACGTGGCGCCCATATTATCCAATGAGGTGGCGTCGTCGGATGCACCCAGGTGGATGCTGGGGCCGAGCTTGCCGTTCAAACCGCTGTCGGTCAGGACATCATAGGCTCCTGTGGCTCCGACGTATTTGAAGTAGCCTGCGGTTCCTTCTTCCTTCAGCGCTGTGGCTTGAGAGGCCATATCCTGCTTGGTCTTGAGATTGGCCTTGGCTTCGTCCAGGTTGGTGGAGGCCGCGGCCAGCTGCTCCTTGAGCTGCTTGAGCTCAGCGGTGTCATCGGCCAATGCGGGGCTCGCCGCACCGAGGGCGACGGCGCCTGACACGGCCACCGTCAGTCCCAGCTTGATCAGCCGGGCAATCCAATCATTCGCTGCATGCATATTAGTATTTCCTCGTTCTCTCTCCGCGCCCGTAGCTACGCGACTGTGCATGGCTAAGCGAGCCTATCAGCTCTTCCCTACCCAGCATCGTACCTAAAAGCGAGCCCCGAACACAAGACAGGCTTGCGCTAGGCCCAGGGATAGCGGGTGAAGCTAATCCTTGCCCTTGGAAGAGACGATGAAGTGCTCCTCCGAAGGCAGGGCCAGGTTGGCGATGACGGCGACGACAAAGGCGACCGCTATGCAGTTGGTGGAGAAGATGGATTGGAAGAGCGGTGGGAAGGCCGCGAAAATCTCATGGACCTGCGTGAAGCCGATACCTACAGTGAGGGATAAGGCCGCGATGGTGATGTTGCGTTGGGAGAAACCGGCTTCGGCGATCATCTGGAAGCCGGAGAGGATGATGTTGCCGAACATCATGATTGTGCAACCGCCCAGGACGGCCTGGGGCAAGGAGTTGAAGACTGCTGCGATGCCGGGCACGAACGAGGCCAGGACCAGCAGGAGTCCGCCTGAGAAGATGACCTTGCGGTTGACGACTTTGGTCATGGCCACCAGGCCGATGTTCTGGGCGAAGGAGGTCAGCGGCAGGCAGCCGAAGAAGCCGGAGACGATAGAGATGGCGCCGTCGCCCGCGATGGCGCCGCTCATCTCGCGGTCGCTGGGCGTGCGGTCCAGGCCCACCCGGCACAGGGCGGTCGTGTCGCCGATCACCTCGACTGAGGAGACGACGTAGAGCAGGGCGAAGGAGATGATGGCTCCGGCGTCGAACTCAGGTTTGAAAGGCATGACTCGAGGCAGGGAAACGACCTGAAGGTGCTGGAAACCGGAAAAGTTCACCATGCCCATGGCCAGCGCCACGGCATAGCCGATCACCAGGCCGAAGAGGACTGAAAGCTGCTTGGCCGTGCCCCTGGTCAGCAGTTGGAAACCCAGGCAGGCCACCAGGGAGATCGTGGCCAGAGTCAGGTTCTGCCAGGAGCCGAAGTCCTTGGCCCCGGCTCCGCCACCGAAGGATTGCGCGCCCACAGAGAGCAGGGAGAAGCCGATGGAGGTGACGACCACGGCCGAGACAATGGGCGGCACGAAGCGGCGCCACCAGTTGGCCGTGAGCCCCAGGATCAGCTCCACCAGGCCGCCGACCATGACCGCGCCCACGACCACGCCGTAGCCCTGGTGGGAGACGATGGACACCGCCGCGGCCACGTATGTAAAGGAGATGCCGGTCACCATAGGAAGGCGCCCGCCGACCTTCCACAAGGGATAGAGCTGGAGGCAGGTGCCCAAGCCGGCGACCAGCAGGCCGTTCTGGATGACCATCGCCGATTGATCAGGCGGCATCTTGGCGGCTGCCGCCACCAGGAAAATGGGCGCCAGGTTGGCTACGAACATGGCCATGACGTGCTGCAAGCCGAAGGGCAGGCCCCGCCAGAAGGAGATCTTGCCGTTCAGGCTGGTCAAGGGGCTGGTCTGGTCCTGCTCCGGGCTTTGGATCCCGCCCTGCGCGCTGGGGGCGGACGTCCGCCCCCGCTTGGCTTCGGGTGCGCTTTCGGCTTGGGCCGCGCGCTCTGTGCTGTCTGTCTGCTGCTGGGGTGTGGCGCTCACGCTTACCTTCTTCTCGTTGTTACCGCGGAGGTGACTGCAATCTGGATGATGGTTAGGGCAGGTAATTGTGCTGGATTTAACTGACTCGCATTCGCCCGGCTAAGGGCCGAGGCCGCCCCTAGCCGCTGCGGGCGGCGGGTGGCGCTGGCCGGGGGCGCGGACGCAGGAAGGCCATGCACCCGTGGGATGCATGGCCTTCCGAAGTATTGTTAGCCGCTTGGACCCGGACTCCTGCCCTTGGATCGGGGCTGCTCCGTCCGCTGCGGCATGGCAGATGTTGAACCCGTAGCAGCGTCGGACGACGCGGGGACTTGTCTGCATACGCCTCTCATCTCTTACGGGGCTACCTGCAAGCGCTGTGGCCGCTGGGCGGTTTGGAGGACAATTGCTGGGGGCGGGAGCCGCTTGCCCGTACGGCGAAAGGCTCCGATACCCAGGAGCATACTTCGGGCCCTGACCAGGGCTGTGGAGCCGTGTCATATGGCGGACGGGTGCGTTCCACTTATTGAGATGGGCCCTATCCGCCATCGACGGGCCTGCGCTCGCGGTTCAGGCTACGCGGCGGGCGAAGCGGGTGGCGAATAAGGAGGATGCGGCCATCAAGACGGCGATGGCGAGCATGAGCGCAGGTAGAGGCAAGTGGTCGATCAGCGGCCCGTAGAGGGCCTGGCCCAGGGGCATGGCGGCCATAGACAGGCTCATCGTGACGCCGATGACCTTGCCCACCAGCTGCCGGGGCGTCGCGGTCTGCTCGAAGGAGATGATGGTGACCGATACGCACTGGAGGAGGCCCATTGCGACGGTCAGCGACAGGAGGAGGGTCAGGTAGGAGACACGCGCTGGGGCGGACAGTCCCATGCTAAGGGCCGCGGGCAGCAAGCACAGGCCGCTGAGGGCGATCAGCGCCGGCAGCAGGCGCATCGAGAACCAGCCAGGCTTGGTGGAGGTCACCACCGCGCCAGCCAGAGCGCCCGCCGATATGGCGCCCTCCGCCAGGCCCTGCAGCTGGTTGCTTAAGCCCAGCTCCTGGGTCACGATGTAGGGCAGGGCCACGTTGACGAAGGCGCAGAAGACGAGATTGGCGAAGGTTACAAGGACATTGGCCACAAGCAGGGTACGCTGCCCGCCCAGAAAGCGGATCGCTTGGGCGAAGTCCGCCAGCAGGAGCCTCAAGGGGTGACTGAGCGCCTGGCCCGCCTTGCCCTCGGCTGAGCCGCCGGCCTTGGCCTGGGCGGGGCTGCTGGGGGTGCGCGCAGCCAGGAGGATCCAAACGCTGGAGGCCAGGCAGGCGGCGCCGGCCATGATTACGACCGGGACGATGCCCGCGAAGCTGAGCAGCACCCCAGCGAAGATGGGGCCCAGCATCGTGGTCAGGGAGGTGGTTTGGGAGATGATGCCGGTGGCTTGTGTCAAGCGCTCGCGCTCCTGTTTGCCGCTGCTGTGGGTCTTACCGCCTGGCTGGGCATCGCCATGGGGGTGCTCGCCCAGGTTGACGATGAAGGGCACCCAGGCCTGCACGACCGGCCCGTAGAGGGCATGGAAGCCGTAGGCCAGCATCATCGCGGCGATGGTGAGGGCCACCAGGTCGAAGCTGCGGGACAGGAGGAGGTAGGCCAGGGAGATGCCGGCGGTCAGGAAGTCGAGCAGGGCCATCGTCCGGCGCTTGTCCAAGCGGTCGGCCACCGCGCCGCCGACGGGGGTCAGGGCGACGGCGGGGATCAGCGCGAGGGCGATGACCAGGCCATAGAGGGAGGCGGAGCCGGTCAGGTTGAGCAGGTGGAGGGGGAGCGCGAAGGTCAGGGTCACCTGACCGAGGGAGGAGAGGATTTCAGTGACGAGCAGGGAAAGGAAGAGCGGGGTGAAGATGTTATTCTGAGCGGCGGCTGTGGGCTTGTGGTTCATGGGGGAGGGTCCTGTTCGGTGTGTCGATTGGTGTGGCTGCTGGTGGTGGATGTTGTCGCCAGATATATACCGACGGTTGGTATTTATAGTTTGCGAGAGTTCATTGATGATCTGCTGGCCTTGTCTGGAGGGGTGGGGCGGGGCCATTTCTATGCCTGGAGCGGGTTGTGTGGGAGCGGCGGACGGCGGC encodes the following:
- a CDS encoding nucleobase:cation symporter-2 family protein; the encoded protein is MQSPEQDQTSPLTSLNGKISFWRGLPFGLQHVMAMFVANLAPIFLVAAAAKMPPDQSAMVIQNGLLVAGLGTCLQLYPLWKVGGRLPMVTGISFTYVAAAVSIVSHQGYGVVVGAVMVGGLVELILGLTANWWRRFVPPIVSAVVVTSIGFSLLSVGAQSFGGGAGAKDFGSWQNLTLATISLVACLGFQLLTRGTAKQLSVLFGLVIGYAVALAMGMVNFSGFQHLQVVSLPRVMPFKPEFDAGAIISFALLYVVSSVEVIGDTTALCRVGLDRTPSDREMSGAIAGDGAISIVSGFFGCLPLTSFAQNIGLVAMTKVVNRKVIFSGGLLLVLASFVPGIAAVFNSLPQAVLGGCTIMMFGNIILSGFQMIAEAGFSQRNITIAALSLTVGIGFTQVHEIFAAFPPLFQSIFSTNCIAVAFVVAVIANLALPSEEHFIVSSKGKD
- a CDS encoding ATP-dependent helicase, with protein sequence MFEDPDLVQRSADELLAGLNPQQAEAVQYRGPALLIGAGAGSGKTRVLTRRIAWILSQFGAWPSQVLAITFTNKAASEMRERLGQLIGPVAQRMWVSTFHSACVRILRRDGREIGLKSGFSIYDSADSERLIKLIGHDLNVDLKRFTPRSILSHISDCKNSLETWQERLKEFAPDYRPGQRGQFTARFGNEEELYAIFYAEYEHRLALANAVDFDDLIVRTVDLLRSAPLVAQYYRHKFRYILVDEYQDTNHAQYVLLRELAGVDDAGDARTQGPGPSGSRPVAAGKDGPAWITVVGDSDQSIYAFRGADISNIRDFEKDFPGAKTIMLEQNYRSTQTILDAANAVISKNTSRRPKKLWTALGEGDPIVGYAADNAQQEAAWIATETARLRAEEGVPYSDMAIMYRANAQSRPLEEALINAGLPYQLVGGTKFYERREVKDALAYLQAIANPDDDVNLRRIMNVPKRGLGPRAEALVSMYADAHASSFWSGIEHYESIEGLPTLTAKKLEAFRAIMRELTAFAAEHDSKPSQIVAEVLEVSGLLPELRKSVDPQDASRVENLSQLQSVAAEFEQKTPDATLAGFLETTALVADSDQLPGEGEETGKLTLMTLHTAKGLEYPVVFLTGMEQGTFPHSRSLEDVSEMEEERRLAYVGITRAKRRLYLTRASVRAQWGQANEMLPSQFLDDIPESLIDWKRKQSAVERMRGGWERDGEDDEFGGFEDGAFTSSSVYGSSRGSSSTGGSYGSYGSGSYGSRGARGSQGGHSGSGYYGSGRSTGSRGSYGSGRAHGSSGSSKAWSQSGRVTTRRTKPTRSSQAGSAQPSGSKLSIDDFHRGDKVAHDQYGLGTVVDVQDKGHNSVLTVDFGSDGVKRLMLRVAPIEKL
- a CDS encoding CAP domain-containing protein, producing the protein MHAANDWIARLIKLGLTVAVSGAVALGAASPALADDTAELKQLKEQLAAASTNLDEAKANLKTKQDMASQATALKEEGTAGYFKYVGATGAYDVLTDSGLNGKLGPSIHLGASDDATSLDNMGATFEYLDKCNELRAGEGKGALKVSDTLMAMSQADTDWSSTNTEHARVFDIGENLAWNSPENDPFARWYTAEKQNKTNGNGITGHYDNIVNGSYQITGFAIHRNSSNPYGGNTYGQVFFFGLTPRMVRSANAWAGSRSMTVQDYYANFQSYRSFLSNAGANVNAAQEAVNAAQKTYDDIAARIQSLSSPPQPNQPNQHGSSSNSGGAPGAPSAPGSASPSNPGGSTSGSRDPLSSRSGQLGLARTGASVFGVAAVGLGLCLAAGGAVLLKRKAAH
- a CDS encoding MFS transporter, giving the protein MNHKPTAAAQNNIFTPLFLSLLVTEILSSLGQVTLTFALPLHLLNLTGSASLYGLVIALALIPAVALTPVGGAVADRLDKRRTMALLDFLTAGISLAYLLLSRSFDLVALTIAAMMLAYGFHALYGPVVQAWVPFIVNLGEHPHGDAQPGGKTHSSGKQERERLTQATGIISQTTSLTTMLGPIFAGVLLSFAGIVPVVIMAGAACLASSVWILLAARTPSSPAQAKAGGSAEGKAGQALSHPLRLLLADFAQAIRFLGGQRTLLVANVLVTFANLVFCAFVNVALPYIVTQELGLSNQLQGLAEGAISAGALAGAVVTSTKPGWFSMRLLPALIALSGLCLLPAALSMGLSAPARVSYLTLLLSLTVAMGLLQCVSVTIISFEQTATPRQLVGKVIGVTMSLSMAAMPLGQALYGPLIDHLPLPALMLAIAVLMAASSLFATRFARRVA